Part of the Nisaea sediminum genome is shown below.
TCGGCGATATCGAGATCGTCACGACGCCGAGCGACGACAACCGGTCCTACCATATCAATTCGGACAAGATCGCGGAGAAGCTCGGCTTCCGCCCGCAGCATTCGATCGAGGATGCGGTGCGCGATCTGGTGACCGCCTTCAAGGCCGGCAAGCTGCCGGACCCCATGACGGACGATTTCTATTACAACGTCCGACGCATCAAGCGCCTCGGCATGAAGTAAGGCGCGGTCGCCGAGCGGCGCCGGGCCTGATTGGCAATAGAGAGCCACCAATGAGAAATATCCAGACCGGAACGCCGAAACTGGCCATCGAGGGCGGCACGCCTGTTCGAAGCGCCCCGATGCCAAAACGCCGGGCCTTTGGCGACGCCGAGCGACGCAAGGTCGAAGAGGCGATGGCCTATTATCAAGAGATAGGCCAGGACCTGCCCTACGGGGGAAAATACGAGACGGAATACGGCGACGCCTTTACCCGGTACCAGGGCGGGGGCAATACCGTCGTCGTCGCGACGGGCTCGGCCTCCTGCTACGTCGCTCTGCGCGCTCTCGAGCTTCCGGAACATTCAGAGGTCCTGGTTTCTCCGATCACCGATCCGGGGACGCTGAACGCGATCATTCTCCAGGGACTGCGTCCCCGCCTGATGGATACGCAACCCGACAGTTACAATGTCGGCCCAGAACAGGTTGTCGAGAGCATGACCGGTCAGTCTCGTGCCATTGTGCTCGTGCATTCCGCAGGGATTCCGGCCGACGCCCGCGCCATCGCGACGATCGCGCGCGAGCGCGGCCTGCAACTGTTCGAGGATTGTTCCCAGGCTCACGGCGCCCGTCTCGACAACGGCGACCGCGTGGGAACCGCCGGAAGCGTTGCGGCTTTTTCAACGATGTACCGCAAAGCCCATATTTCCGGATCCAGCGGCGGGCTGGTCTATTCAAGAGATCAGGAGATCTACAGGCGGGCGATCCTCCATTCGGATCGCGGGAAGCCGCTCTGGGACGCGGATTTCAATGACAGGCACCCAAGCAATTACATGCTCCCGGCCCATAATTGGAATACGGACGAACTGAGTTGTGCGATCGGCATTTCTTCTCTCGGCAGGCTCGATAAAAGCATCAATGACCGGCTGAATTTCGTCGAGGCTGTCCGAGAACGGATAAGTGCGAGAAGCCGGGCCTGCAGCGTCGTCAGTATCGACCGGTCGGCCTCGCCATTTTTCCTCCCGGTCCTGGTCGGAACGGACCGGATCAGCTGTACGAAGCGCGAATTTGCTCTGGCGGTCCAGGCGGAAGGGATCGATCTGAACCCGCATTACGGTTTTCTCGTGTCCGAGTGGCCATGGATTCAGGACTACCTGTCCGGACCGACGGAGCTCGCAAATGCCCGCAGAGTCCTGGACTCCAGTTTCTGTCTCTACCTGAATGAGAATTATACGGACAGGGAGGCGGAGGACGTCATCCTTGCCATCGAGAAAGTCGAGGATCGCTTCTGCGCATAGCGAAGGGGCCCGGCTTCTTGCAGAACCGCGCGAAGGCTCACGGGACCGCAAAATAGGTGGCGTCGACGACACCGCCCAGGTACTGGCGCAGATAAAGCTTGCAGTCGGGGAGCAGCTCTTTCAGCAACAAAGGGACCTCATGCATATGGGACGGCTTGTGATAGCCTGAGATGGCGAGCTTTGGCCGCCACTTGGCGATAGTCTTCCGTGCGCCGTTCAAGGCGTGAATTTCCGCGCCCTCGATATTCATCTTGATGTAGGAAATCCTCTCGCCTTCGAGTTCTTCGTCGATGCTGGTCACCGGAACGATCGTCGAGGGTTCCTCATCAGAATAGCGATGTCTGCCGACCTGCTCGGAAATCCCGGAAGCACGTCCTTCGCCGTTGGAAAATCTCAGCATCGCGGAACGGTCGAACAAACCTTTCATGATCGGCTTGACGCGATCGCAGGACATGTAGTTGCGCTCAAGCGTAGCGAAATTGTCCGGGTCCGGCTCGAACGGAAAGATTTTCGAGAAATGTCCGTCGGTCTGCCGGAAAAACTCCTCGATTGTATCGCCGGTATAGGCGCCGCCGTCGACGAAAACTTCATCATCCGCGAGTTTGAACAGATCCGTTGGAAAGAACGGCACCGGATCGATCAACCCGTCGAGCAGAAGAACGTTGCCCGAAATACGATACCCGATCTGGGCGTTCAGAATGTCCTTCGACTTCTGGTCGTCGAGGAGTCCGGAGACCTTCCGTAGGGCCTCGGCATGCTCGAGGGCGTCCTCGAGCCAATGCTCATAGAACATGTGCGGCGCAAAGATTTCGGGAAAAGCCGATTGCAGCACTCCGAACGGCAGAACTTTCCCGAAGCCTTTTTCCTTGAAATTCTTCACCGCTGCGAGCGCGACATGTGACGCAACGACAAGCACGGTGTCCCGATCTAGATCTTCCGGCAGATCTTCCAGAACCGGGCATCCGCCCGGAAGCGGCACATTGACCCTCTGCGGATCGCGGTCCATTGCCGCCACGATCCTGATGCCAGATTTCGTGGCAATACGGTCCAGCCTTTGACCTTCGGGAGCGGTGCCGATGATTGCAATTCGCTCGAGATCGCCGACGCCTTGAATTCCAATCGAGGATTTCAGATGCGCACGGGCGGTTTCGATATCCGGAAACTTTTCGGCGCGATCAATCCAAGCCGACATTGCAATGTCTCCTAAAGAGGTACGCCTTCTGTCGCACATAAAGGTCATGAGGTCTTATCGTAATTAGGCTTGAGCGTGGGAAGAAAATTAGGCCGGCGATGCAGGCGCCACGGCGTCAATGATCCCGACTTCTGCAGAGCAAAACGCGTATCACGCGGATCTTGGATATCGAGAGAAGGAGGTCAATCAATAGAACCGGTGTGAGGAGAGGCCCACAAAGCTGTATGGCTGGCCTTGTAGAGGGAATTATGGTACGGAAATTGCTTTAAAATGCGCGTCTGAAAACTTTGTGAAAGATTTGGCCATCTGATGAACTCTATGATGCCAAATGCGAACATCGTGGAGCGTAATAAGCAGCTTCTTGATGCTTTTGCCCGGCAGACTGGATTGCTGTC
Proteins encoded:
- a CDS encoding FkbM family methyltransferase, producing MSAWIDRAEKFPDIETARAHLKSSIGIQGVGDLERIAIIGTAPEGQRLDRIATKSGIRIVAAMDRDPQRVNVPLPGGCPVLEDLPEDLDRDTVLVVASHVALAAVKNFKEKGFGKVLPFGVLQSAFPEIFAPHMFYEHWLEDALEHAEALRKVSGLLDDQKSKDILNAQIGYRISGNVLLLDGLIDPVPFFPTDLFKLADDEVFVDGGAYTGDTIEEFFRQTDGHFSKIFPFEPDPDNFATLERNYMSCDRVKPIMKGLFDRSAMLRFSNGEGRASGISEQVGRHRYSDEEPSTIVPVTSIDEELEGERISYIKMNIEGAEIHALNGARKTIAKWRPKLAISGYHKPSHMHEVPLLLKELLPDCKLYLRQYLGGVVDATYFAVP
- a CDS encoding DegT/DnrJ/EryC1/StrS family aminotransferase, encoding MRNIQTGTPKLAIEGGTPVRSAPMPKRRAFGDAERRKVEEAMAYYQEIGQDLPYGGKYETEYGDAFTRYQGGGNTVVVATGSASCYVALRALELPEHSEVLVSPITDPGTLNAIILQGLRPRLMDTQPDSYNVGPEQVVESMTGQSRAIVLVHSAGIPADARAIATIARERGLQLFEDCSQAHGARLDNGDRVGTAGSVAAFSTMYRKAHISGSSGGLVYSRDQEIYRRAILHSDRGKPLWDADFNDRHPSNYMLPAHNWNTDELSCAIGISSLGRLDKSINDRLNFVEAVRERISARSRACSVVSIDRSASPFFLPVLVGTDRISCTKREFALAVQAEGIDLNPHYGFLVSEWPWIQDYLSGPTELANARRVLDSSFCLYLNENYTDREAEDVILAIEKVEDRFCA